The following are from one region of the Stigmatella ashevillena genome:
- a CDS encoding FHA domain-containing protein → MSHLTFTSGPLKGRRIQLVSDEVIIGRQEGTLILKGDKAASPRHAKLTLSKSGTTLEDLGSSSGTWVNGMRLSGPLHLSPGDTIQIGETKAIFNSMAPLGPLASGAPPLSSSVKGKEKRGVDEMEEEETVSAPVLEIHHIDVGQGDATLIQIRDERGALTYSMLIDTGRTGFETASYLDKLIHGGAFRRIDACVISHYDSDHIGGASVVFKSKYLQDGVLFYDLGAPLDAGDSEYTDYAHLDIVKGRRRVLPLDTPLVESQGVKLRCLAYNGFMKSERSKAHFWSMSENADVPWSSSASHIPTHDKNDCSAALLLEFGTFRYFTAGDLCGYYEELVCNYMNFFVPDRHICAWKLGHHGAGEATSPKLLGTFRPRLGVISCGSDNGYGHPAQDTLNRLEEFNKSLHECSYFVTARVVPATGQKFSIGQVPPDGSGLHNQGTVVIQVSAEQAKTHAFTVRSKSFLSGKLLACGTRAYDPKAEHNLKVPRVAAKRKQTAEGLELSKKRKEDREGPIIQALTESAQARFGTGSPLQEAWWSAQGVVKQLERIARSARSNFSGEAADRVRRMVSDLQPSLVRIASEAELEAFLKKLLK, encoded by the coding sequence ATGAGCCACCTCACCTTTACGTCAGGTCCTCTGAAGGGCCGCCGCATCCAGTTGGTGTCCGATGAGGTCATCATCGGACGCCAGGAAGGGACGTTGATCCTGAAGGGCGACAAGGCCGCCTCCCCGAGGCACGCCAAGCTGACCCTCTCGAAGTCTGGGACCACGCTCGAGGACCTGGGGTCCAGCAGCGGCACATGGGTCAATGGGATGAGACTTTCGGGCCCTCTCCACCTCTCGCCGGGAGATACGATTCAAATCGGAGAGACGAAGGCGATTTTCAACTCCATGGCCCCCTTGGGGCCGCTGGCCTCTGGCGCACCGCCCTTGTCCAGCTCGGTGAAGGGGAAAGAGAAACGGGGTGTGGATGAGATGGAAGAGGAGGAGACGGTTTCCGCTCCGGTCCTGGAGATCCATCACATCGACGTGGGCCAGGGTGATGCCACGCTCATCCAGATCCGTGATGAGCGGGGAGCGCTCACCTACTCGATGCTGATCGACACGGGCCGGACGGGCTTCGAGACCGCCAGCTACCTCGACAAGCTCATCCACGGGGGCGCCTTCCGGCGGATCGATGCCTGCGTCATCTCCCATTACGACTCTGATCACATCGGCGGTGCGAGCGTTGTCTTCAAGAGCAAGTACCTGCAGGACGGCGTCCTCTTCTACGACCTGGGCGCGCCCCTGGATGCCGGGGACTCGGAGTACACGGACTACGCCCACCTCGACATTGTGAAGGGCCGGCGCCGGGTGTTGCCACTGGACACGCCCCTGGTGGAGTCACAGGGGGTGAAGCTCCGGTGTCTTGCCTACAACGGTTTCATGAAGTCGGAGAGGAGCAAGGCCCACTTCTGGTCCATGAGTGAGAATGCGGATGTGCCGTGGTCCAGCAGTGCCAGTCACATTCCGACTCACGACAAGAATGATTGCAGTGCGGCCCTGCTGTTGGAGTTTGGCACCTTCCGCTATTTCACCGCGGGCGACCTCTGCGGCTACTACGAGGAGCTCGTCTGCAATTACATGAACTTCTTCGTTCCGGACCGTCACATCTGCGCATGGAAGCTGGGACACCATGGCGCTGGAGAAGCGACGTCTCCCAAGCTGCTGGGGACCTTCCGCCCTCGGCTCGGAGTGATTTCCTGCGGGAGTGACAATGGGTATGGCCACCCCGCCCAAGACACCCTCAACCGGTTGGAGGAGTTCAACAAGAGCCTCCACGAGTGCAGTTACTTCGTCACGGCGAGGGTGGTGCCCGCCACCGGTCAGAAGTTCTCGATCGGCCAGGTTCCTCCGGATGGCAGCGGCTTGCACAACCAGGGCACGGTCGTCATCCAGGTGAGCGCGGAGCAGGCCAAGACCCACGCATTCACGGTGCGCTCGAAATCGTTTCTGTCCGGCAAGCTGTTGGCCTGCGGAACGAGGGCATATGATCCCAAGGCCGAGCACAACCTGAAGGTTCCCCGGGTGGCCGCGAAGCGCAAGCAGACCGCGGAGGGGCTCGAACTCTCCAAGAAGCGGAAGGAGGATCGGGAGGGCCCCATCATCCAAGCCCTCACGGAGAGTGCCCAGGCGCGGTTTGGAACGGGCAGTCCGCTCCAGGAGGCCTGGTGGAGCGCCCAGGGAGTGGTCAAGCAACTGGAGCGGATCGCCCGGAGCGCCCGCAGCAACTTCAGCGGAGAGGCCGCCGACCGTGTGCGGCGGATGGTCTCGGACCTCCAGCCCAGCCTCGTGCGGATCGCGTCCGAGGCGGAACTGGAAGCGTTTCTCAAAAAACTACTCAAGTGA
- a CDS encoding LysR family transcriptional regulator: MHFDLTDLSLFLHVSEHGSITRGAARAHLALASASERIRGMEEALGVSLLERGRRGVLLTPAGRALAHHARIVLQQIDRLRGELGDYAHGLKGHVRMLANTAAISEFLPEALGEFLSTHPGINVDLEERLSYDIVQAIAEGRAELGIVSGTVSLGALQTFPFRRDRLVVVISRGHRLAGHRSLAFAELLDEPFIGLGEGSALQDHLASHASRLGRRLDYRVRLRSFDAVCRLVERGVGIGVIPEAAARRCQRSMAIRRIPLREPWALRDLLICTRDLQQLSAPARLLADALRAAETRSPVP; this comes from the coding sequence ATGCACTTCGATCTCACGGATCTCTCGCTGTTTCTTCACGTCTCCGAGCACGGCAGCATCACGCGCGGCGCGGCGCGAGCGCATCTGGCACTCGCCTCGGCCAGCGAGCGCATCCGGGGCATGGAAGAGGCGTTGGGCGTGTCGTTACTGGAGCGTGGCCGCCGTGGCGTACTCCTGACGCCCGCCGGCCGCGCGCTGGCCCATCATGCGCGCATCGTGTTGCAGCAGATCGACCGGTTGCGCGGTGAGCTCGGCGATTACGCGCACGGGCTCAAAGGCCATGTGCGGATGCTCGCCAACACCGCGGCGATCAGTGAGTTCCTGCCCGAGGCGCTCGGCGAGTTCCTCTCCACGCACCCTGGCATCAACGTCGACCTCGAGGAGCGGCTCAGCTACGACATCGTTCAGGCCATCGCCGAGGGCCGCGCGGAGCTGGGCATCGTCTCCGGCACCGTCTCGCTTGGCGCGCTCCAGACATTTCCCTTCCGCCGTGACCGGTTGGTGGTGGTGATTTCCCGGGGCCACCGGCTGGCCGGGCATCGCTCGCTGGCCTTCGCCGAGCTGCTCGACGAGCCGTTCATCGGCCTGGGAGAAGGCAGCGCGCTGCAAGACCATCTGGCCTCGCACGCCTCCCGGTTGGGGCGACGGCTCGACTACCGGGTGCGGCTCAGGAGCTTTGACGCCGTCTGCCGCCTGGTCGAGCGGGGGGTCGGCATTGGCGTCATCCCGGAGGCCGCCGCGCGGCGCTGTCAGCGGTCGATGGCGATCCGCCGGATTCCCCTGCGCGAGCCCTGGGCGCTGCGCGACTTGTTGATCTGCACCCGCGATCTCCAGCAGTTGTCCGCGCCTGCCCGGCTGCTGGCCGACGCGCTCAGGGCTGCTGAAACACGTTCCCCTGTCCCATGA
- a CDS encoding TSUP family transporter, with product MIHFLLLMGAGFVAGAMNAMAGGGSFVTLPALVFAGLPSVAANASSAVALFPASLASTWAYRRDLSGIGTVSLRALLPVSLAGGALGAGLLLATPPERFDEILPWLLLLASLTFAFGQRAGIALRRRIPTGPVMVLIVQFLLAIYGGYFGGAVGIMMMAAWSLLSTADVQAMNPAKTVLVAAANAVAVLCFIAAREVWWKETLAMLLAAALGGYAGARLARRLEPRRIRRGVILLTAVMTLAFFLRAAYA from the coding sequence ATGATCCATTTTCTGCTGCTCATGGGAGCGGGATTCGTGGCGGGAGCGATGAACGCGATGGCCGGGGGCGGCTCGTTCGTCACGCTGCCCGCGCTGGTCTTCGCGGGCCTGCCTTCGGTGGCGGCGAATGCATCCAGTGCCGTGGCCCTCTTCCCGGCCAGCCTCGCGAGCACCTGGGCCTATCGCCGGGACCTCTCCGGCATTGGCACCGTCTCGCTGCGCGCCTTGCTGCCAGTCAGTCTGGCAGGTGGCGCGCTGGGGGCCGGGTTGCTGCTCGCCACCCCGCCGGAGCGGTTCGATGAGATCCTCCCCTGGCTGCTGCTGTTGGCTTCGCTGACCTTCGCCTTCGGACAACGGGCGGGAATCGCGCTGCGCCGACGCATCCCCACCGGCCCGGTGATGGTCCTCATCGTGCAGTTCCTGCTCGCGATCTACGGCGGTTATTTCGGGGGGGCCGTGGGCATCATGATGATGGCGGCCTGGAGCCTGTTGAGCACCGCCGATGTCCAAGCGATGAACCCCGCCAAGACGGTCCTCGTCGCGGCGGCCAACGCCGTCGCGGTGCTCTGCTTCATCGCCGCGCGGGAGGTCTGGTGGAAGGAGACGCTCGCCATGCTGCTCGCCGCGGCGCTGGGCGGCTACGCGGGCGCACGCCTCGCCCGGCGCCTGGAGCCGAGGAGGATCCGCCGCGGCGTCATCCTGCTCACCGCGGTGATGACGCTGGCCTTCTTCCTCCGCGCTGCCTATGCCTAG
- a CDS encoding AAC(3) family N-acetyltransferase, which produces MNDPKIEQDLRHLGVRAGGVLLVHTSFRAVRPVDGGPLGLIGALQAALGPSGTLVMPTMTDGETVFDPRCTPTEGMGITAELFWRQPGVLRSTHPGGSFAASGPLAARICEPQPLSPPHGPDSPVGRVHALDGQVLLLGVTHSENTTLHLAEALAGVPYSVSHPCVVEEGGTAKTVLIAESDHCCRGFRVADDWLRARGLQREGTVGNAQARLCNARDVVRLAVEHLTADPLTFLCSPGSGCEECDAAHASISPGARR; this is translated from the coding sequence GTGAATGACCCGAAGATTGAACAGGACCTTCGCCACCTCGGCGTCCGCGCAGGAGGCGTGCTACTGGTGCACACGTCGTTCCGTGCGGTCCGGCCCGTCGACGGCGGGCCCCTGGGGCTGATCGGTGCGTTGCAAGCGGCGCTCGGCCCCTCTGGGACGTTGGTGATGCCCACGATGACGGACGGCGAAACGGTGTTCGATCCACGGTGCACCCCGACGGAGGGGATGGGCATCACCGCGGAGTTGTTCTGGCGGCAACCGGGGGTCTTGCGGAGCACCCACCCGGGTGGCTCCTTCGCTGCGTCGGGTCCGCTCGCCGCTCGGATCTGTGAGCCCCAGCCGCTCTCGCCTCCGCATGGACCGGACAGCCCCGTGGGCCGCGTTCACGCGCTGGACGGGCAGGTGCTCCTGCTGGGCGTCACGCACAGCGAGAACACGACGCTGCACCTCGCGGAGGCCCTGGCTGGAGTGCCGTACTCGGTGTCGCACCCCTGCGTCGTGGAGGAAGGCGGGACCGCGAAAACGGTCCTGATCGCAGAGAGCGATCACTGTTGCCGTGGCTTCCGAGTTGCCGACGACTGGCTGCGCGCTCGCGGCCTCCAGCGCGAAGGGACGGTCGGGAATGCCCAGGCCCGCCTCTGCAACGCGCGCGACGTGGTCCGGCTCGCGGTCGAGCACCTCACCGCCGATCCGCTCACGTTTCTGTGCTCTCCAGGAAGTGGCTGTGAGGAGTGCGACGCGGCTCACGCGAGTATTTCTCCCGGAGCCCGAAGGTGA
- a CDS encoding DUF5953 family protein, protein MTQQRSLILIVYAPALVGDDGRTLAVVRGIERVLPSVRLEWELSQAGRPIALPQRDGWLAEASARGKFPLLCNGDESYPVTVTGWGRPAGLSAGGQSQFEVHAELPLDAASIAAAADVLEGVAEGSRAFWGRVLPDGVAPEMAKQIRHSMNQPHVPPRGLPALNLPQHIPSPAIPHHLGWLNYWSAAAAQAIGFPDPARDADLLSRARRTATGGWVVRLTEMPLELDNPAHLAALLRAYERFPEIGGRVTPG, encoded by the coding sequence ATGACCCAGCAGAGATCCCTGATCCTCATCGTCTACGCGCCTGCGCTTGTGGGCGACGATGGCCGCACGCTCGCAGTCGTCCGCGGAATCGAACGGGTGCTCCCCAGTGTGCGCTTGGAGTGGGAGCTATCCCAGGCGGGGCGGCCTATCGCGTTGCCGCAACGTGATGGGTGGCTCGCTGAGGCGAGCGCGCGCGGGAAATTCCCGCTGCTGTGCAACGGCGACGAGAGCTACCCTGTGACGGTGACGGGGTGGGGAAGACCTGCGGGTCTCAGCGCGGGAGGCCAGTCACAATTTGAAGTCCACGCGGAGCTGCCGCTGGATGCGGCCAGCATCGCGGCAGCGGCGGATGTGCTGGAAGGCGTGGCAGAAGGCTCACGCGCGTTCTGGGGGCGCGTGTTGCCGGACGGCGTGGCGCCGGAGATGGCGAAACAAATTCGCCACTCGATGAATCAGCCGCATGTCCCGCCCCGGGGGCTCCCAGCGCTCAACCTCCCCCAGCACATCCCCTCGCCAGCGATTCCCCATCACCTCGGGTGGCTGAACTACTGGTCGGCCGCCGCCGCACAAGCCATCGGGTTCCCGGACCCTGCCCGCGATGCGGACTTGCTCTCTCGGGCGCGGCGCACTGCAACGGGCGGGTGGGTCGTTCGGCTCACGGAGATGCCGCTCGAGCTCGACAACCCCGCGCACCTTGCGGCGCTCTTGCGCGCGTATGAGCGGTTCCCGGAGATTGGCGGGCGCGTGACTCCGGGCTGA
- a CDS encoding DUF6310 domain-containing protein — translation MPHAGEDAPHNKCADQFPPNRYPGNDVLVGGKRFDALQVGVRVLWEIKTHQFDTYNAFIQRQTILEQVPLLQEERDIATACGYGFVVGVSTQVHKDALLERDFTLNIVVTGCKR, via the coding sequence GTGCCGCACGCGGGCGAAGATGCCCCGCATAACAAGTGCGCCGATCAGTTTCCGCCGAACCGCTACCCCGGCAATGACGTGCTCGTTGGCGGCAAGCGCTTTGATGCGTTGCAAGTCGGCGTGCGGGTGCTGTGGGAGATCAAGACCCATCAATTTGACACGTACAATGCCTTCATCCAGCGGCAGACAATCCTGGAGCAAGTGCCGTTGTTGCAGGAAGAGCGAGACATCGCGACGGCATGTGGCTATGGATTCGTCGTTGGGGTGAGCACCCAAGTGCACAAAGACGCGTTGCTCGAACGGGATTTCACCCTCAACATTGTCGTCACGGGGTGCAAGCGATGA
- a CDS encoding SRPBCC domain-containing protein, which yields MGTTRISRRVKAPRAKVYRALLDERSVAAWRVPDGMTSHVHVFEPREGGLVRISLTYDAPTETGKTTAHTDTYHGRFVKLVPDEQVVEVVEFETADPALRGEMTITLSLCDADGGTEILAVHEGLPSSVPAVDNETGWRMSLAKLAALVEAG from the coding sequence ATGGGTACGACGCGTATCAGCCGCCGTGTGAAGGCGCCCCGTGCAAAGGTTTATCGCGCGCTCCTGGATGAGCGCTCGGTCGCGGCGTGGAGGGTGCCGGACGGCATGACCAGCCACGTGCATGTGTTCGAGCCCCGCGAAGGGGGCTTGGTCCGCATTTCGCTCACGTACGATGCGCCCACGGAGACTGGAAAGACGACGGCGCACACGGACACGTACCATGGCCGCTTCGTGAAGCTCGTGCCGGACGAGCAGGTGGTCGAAGTGGTCGAGTTCGAGACGGCGGATCCCGCGCTGCGCGGCGAGATGACGATCACCCTCTCGCTCTGCGATGCGGACGGCGGCACCGAGATTCTCGCCGTACACGAGGGGCTGCCGAGCAGCGTGCCCGCCGTCGATAACGAGACCGGCTGGCGGATGTCACTCGCGAAGCTCGCAGCGCTCGTCGAGGCGGGCTAG
- a CDS encoding discoidin domain-containing protein, producing the protein MTRALFVSLALLLWCPRVEAAPKGLQPIAVTASSTYAGTPATNVVDGNPATVWNAGGFATQWIELDLGRTVALWKIRLLVAQEPSGLTSHSVYVGQDPGNLRLVKTFTGTTSGGQWLEHTGDGLSGDHLGQVRYVRITTTQSPSWVAWSEIEVFQGVEHLGYFASAFDGHGTGDHTAETAAVGANVTWIATAVSTLAGKLAEAKRVGSKAILVLNGQLFSSSPLAPSADWQAQWEQVRRIILDGGYEDTVLAFYPLDEPYHNAWVNNVSDATMRGWLQAMSGRMHADFPSKPVGTILAYPTLTRGLGSAYVSMFDWVGFDCYGPWDNCNGQSMPWYISTLRSWLSPSQRMIAVPEAFRWDAANEDLLAQNLVIGRLNAWHKEVLSDGKYVAVAPFLWPSLDLNANGQAEQGTRDMRWVRERLYQFSRSLLHPEDTQIFPVDAVASASWDWGVPFAATNRDLLDSWAAGGVAPQWIEYDFGGSTQVRRIELVTNQYPSGATVHHIYGAATLGAWSLLGTIQGFTQDQQQLVWTGTANVRWIRVATSQSPSWVAWREIRFFE; encoded by the coding sequence ATGACCCGTGCACTCTTCGTCAGTCTCGCACTGCTGCTCTGGTGCCCACGCGTGGAGGCGGCGCCCAAGGGGCTCCAGCCCATCGCTGTCACCGCCTCCAGTACCTATGCGGGAACCCCCGCCACGAATGTGGTGGATGGCAACCCTGCCACGGTCTGGAACGCGGGAGGCTTTGCCACACAGTGGATCGAATTGGATCTCGGGAGGACCGTCGCCCTTTGGAAGATCCGGCTCCTCGTGGCGCAAGAGCCGAGCGGCCTCACCTCCCACAGCGTGTACGTCGGGCAGGATCCGGGCAACCTTCGGCTGGTCAAGACCTTCACCGGCACCACCTCCGGTGGGCAATGGCTGGAGCACACAGGGGATGGCCTCTCGGGCGACCACCTCGGACAGGTGCGCTATGTCCGCATCACCACGACCCAGAGCCCCTCGTGGGTCGCCTGGAGTGAGATTGAGGTTTTTCAGGGGGTCGAGCATCTGGGGTACTTTGCCAGCGCCTTCGACGGTCACGGGACAGGCGACCACACAGCGGAGACTGCGGCGGTGGGTGCAAACGTCACCTGGATTGCGACGGCGGTCTCTACGCTCGCGGGCAAACTCGCCGAGGCGAAACGGGTGGGGAGCAAGGCCATCCTGGTGCTGAACGGCCAGCTGTTCTCGAGCAGCCCGCTGGCGCCAAGTGCCGATTGGCAGGCGCAGTGGGAGCAGGTGCGGCGGATCATCCTCGATGGAGGATACGAGGACACGGTGCTCGCCTTCTATCCGCTCGATGAGCCGTACCATAACGCTTGGGTGAACAACGTCAGTGACGCCACGATGCGAGGCTGGTTGCAAGCCATGTCGGGACGGATGCACGCGGACTTTCCCTCGAAGCCCGTGGGGACGATCCTGGCCTACCCCACCCTCACGCGAGGCCTCGGAAGCGCCTACGTCTCGATGTTCGACTGGGTGGGCTTCGACTGCTACGGCCCGTGGGACAACTGCAATGGCCAGAGCATGCCCTGGTACATCTCGACCCTGCGCTCGTGGCTGTCGCCCAGTCAGCGAATGATCGCCGTCCCCGAAGCCTTCCGCTGGGACGCGGCGAATGAGGACCTGCTCGCTCAAAACCTTGTCATCGGTCGGCTCAACGCCTGGCACAAGGAGGTGTTGTCCGATGGCAAGTACGTGGCCGTGGCGCCGTTCTTGTGGCCGAGCCTCGATCTCAACGCGAACGGACAGGCGGAGCAGGGAACCCGCGACATGCGCTGGGTCAGGGAGCGTCTGTACCAGTTCTCCCGCTCCCTGCTTCACCCAGAGGATACGCAAATCTTTCCCGTGGACGCCGTGGCTTCGGCGAGCTGGGACTGGGGGGTTCCGTTTGCCGCCACCAACCGTGACCTGCTGGATAGCTGGGCTGCTGGCGGAGTGGCTCCCCAGTGGATTGAATATGACTTCGGCGGCAGTACCCAGGTGCGGCGGATCGAACTGGTCACGAATCAGTACCCCTCTGGGGCGACAGTGCATCACATCTACGGCGCGGCCACCCTGGGGGCTTGGTCGCTTCTGGGCACCATCCAAGGCTTCACGCAGGACCAGCAGCAGCTCGTATGGACTGGCACGGCCAACGTCCGATGGATACGCGTGGCGACTTCCCAGAGCCCTTCGTGGGTGGCTTGGCGAGAGATCCGCTTTTTCGAATGA
- a CDS encoding substrate-binding domain-containing protein — MNTMKWMMPAAVVVSMTLSLVGCGGQPSDNGQQPKSMTQNLGPNNEFYGSDTLKEVLVASNVQSSAGLTIEGKGSGVGEGCLRNGSSPYCIGRQQTLAPMSRDFKAGTCSGGTASSGACCPGESSNAVALDAVNAFVRSTTYSALPNNSISTADLKKVFCGDGTGSAATCVSNWSALGRPTAGTLAKYRRDDLSGTTDTFKSLVGCTTFCSDVTVVLDESSANPAACATTDSATVCIGKLAASNSNAIGYAGDSARRTGNTALQVNGIAPTPANVRKLLASNPTGVYPLSRKLFLNENVNYTKTAQEQALYDWVYSTNTQDFENLLVEQGFIACSDISPLDCGGDLGRGSGVCQGL; from the coding sequence ATGAACACGATGAAGTGGATGATGCCGGCCGCGGTGGTGGTGTCGATGACCCTGTCGCTGGTGGGCTGCGGTGGCCAGCCTTCCGACAACGGGCAGCAACCGAAGTCCATGACCCAGAACCTGGGCCCCAACAACGAGTTCTACGGCTCGGACACCCTGAAGGAGGTGTTGGTTGCCTCCAACGTCCAGTCGTCCGCCGGTCTGACCATCGAGGGGAAGGGCTCGGGCGTGGGCGAGGGCTGCCTGCGCAACGGTTCGAGCCCCTACTGCATCGGCCGTCAGCAGACGCTGGCGCCCATGTCGCGCGACTTCAAGGCGGGCACCTGTTCCGGTGGCACCGCTTCGAGCGGCGCCTGCTGCCCTGGTGAGTCCAGCAACGCCGTCGCGCTCGACGCGGTGAACGCGTTCGTCCGCAGCACCACCTACAGCGCCCTGCCCAACAACAGCATCTCCACGGCGGACCTCAAGAAGGTCTTCTGCGGCGATGGCACCGGCAGCGCCGCCACCTGCGTCAGCAACTGGTCCGCGCTGGGCCGCCCCACCGCGGGCACCCTCGCGAAGTACCGCCGGGATGACCTGTCCGGCACGACCGACACCTTCAAGTCGCTGGTCGGCTGCACCACGTTCTGCTCCGACGTGACCGTCGTCCTCGATGAGTCGAGCGCCAACCCCGCCGCCTGCGCCACCACCGACAGCGCCACCGTCTGCATTGGCAAGCTGGCGGCGAGCAACTCCAACGCCATCGGTTACGCAGGGGACTCTGCCCGGCGCACCGGCAACACGGCGCTCCAGGTGAACGGCATTGCCCCCACCCCCGCCAACGTCCGCAAGCTGCTCGCCAGCAACCCCACGGGCGTCTACCCGCTGTCGCGCAAGCTCTTCCTCAACGAGAACGTGAACTACACGAAGACGGCCCAGGAGCAGGCCCTCTATGACTGGGTCTACAGCACCAACACCCAGGACTTCGAGAATCTCCTGGTTGAGCAGGGTTTCATTGCTTGCAGCGATATCAGCCCGCTCGATTGCGGCGGGGACCTGGGCCGCGGCTCCGGCGTGTGCCAGGGCTTGTGA